From the genome of Aerococcus urinaehominis:
TCATTATTGTAGGTATACCACCAGGAAGCCTTGAGTGGTGTGCCTTCAAAATAGAGTGGCTCGTCAGTAATGACATTGTCTTCTGTTGAAATAACATCATAATAGTAGCCAGCAGCGACAGTCGCCCCTTTGACTGAGGACCCCATGGCAAATGATGAGTTAATAGTCCCTAGGGCATTGTCCTGGATATCACCACTAGATGTTCTATGCTTACCGACCATAGATAATACGTCACCATTTTGGGGATTGGTGGCGATCATATAGATCTCATTATTACCAGCATAGCTGCGGGTCCGCAGATAATCTTCAGCAATAGCCTCTAATCGCTCCTGCAGGTCTGTATCAATCGTTAGCTCAAGGGTATCCCCCATCTTACCTGAATAAAGCTGCTTAGTATCGACAACCTCGCCATTAGGATTAATTTCTGTTTCAAGAATGGCCTTAGAGCCAGATAACAAGGGCTCATACTGTTGTTCCAAATAAGAAGTACCGACACGATCATTACGAGCGTAACCTTGAGCCAGATAAGCATCCGCCGTTTCGCTGGGTAGGCCTTCTCGATTAGATGATACGGATCCTAGGATTGATCTTAGCAGTGACCCCTTAGGATAAGACCGCCGCCAATCAGTCGAGGCATGAACGCCTGGTAAAATACTGGCATACTCTCCCACACGGGCAATCTCCTCATCAGTAACATCGCGATTTTTAATAAATGTTGTCGACAAGGCATAAGCAGAATTCATCCGCTTGTAAATGGCTGCGGCCTGCTTTTCTTTATCACTAAATTGTAAATCCTGGTCACTGATATGGTCCAACTGCGCCTGGTAGAGTTCGCCACCATTCAAGTGTTTTTCATCCTCATCCAAACGATCATTAAGGGTCTCCATATTAGCAGCAGCCCAGTAATCCTTTAAGTCCCGGTCTTCCAAGTCATCGGTGCTCATATTAATGAGTTCCGCTAATTTGTTAGCGGTTTTTACCATATCTTCACCGGAGACATTGGGGCCTCTCGTATAAGAAATGGCCTGGAGCGCCTCGTTGTCAACTAAAACTTGACCATTACGGTCTAAAATCCGTCCCCGAGGCACGGATTCTTTCGCAATATTTCTTTCAGTTAATTGAACCAAGTCTTGAAAGGCTTGGCCTTCTACAATTTGCAAGTAGCCTAAGCGTAAAACAAGAATAATAAACAAACAAGCAATAATTGCCAGCAAAAGGTTAAAGCGTCCTAAATACCGCTCCCAATGGGCTGAACGACGCTTTGGTGGTATTGGCTGATTCAATTTTTCACCCACTTTCGTAACAGTCATTATATCAAAATTTTGTATAAAAAAAAGCTTTCAAAGCTTTTCTTAAGATATTAGCTATTTTTAACTGCTATCACTTTTAACTGTGGTATGCTAGCTTTAAAACTTTATGAGGAGCTGGCTTATGTCCTTAAAAAAAGCACTGTCCAAATTTACTTGTGAGCCTAAAACCATATTACTTTTGTCATTTTTGCTCCCCTTTTTAATTGTAGGACTATATTTTATCACTAGTGGCGTCTTCCCCTTTGGTGACCAAACGCCCTATACCGTTGATTTAGGTCAGCAATATATTGACTTCTTTCGCTACTATCAAAATACCTTACGCGGCAGTTGGGACCAAATATTCTATAGCTTTCAAAAAGGTTATGGGGGAGAAATGGTTGGTACCTGGTCCTATTACTTGATGAGTCCATTTATGGTTCTCCTCCTTTTCTTTCCCCAAAATTTGCTAACAGTCGCTGTTACCCTGATTATCAGCCTTAAAATTGCCAGTATCAGCCTCACTTTCCAACTGATGCTGGGCCGACTCTTCAAGTCCTACCAGCTAACTAGTTTAGCTTTTTCACTAATCTATGGTCTGTGTGGCTTTGTTTCCGCCAACCATTTTAATCTAATGTGGCTGGATGGCCTAATATTTTTACCCCTAGTGGTCATGTACCTAGAGGAGCTACTGGCAGGCAGACGGGCCTGGCCCTATGTACTTAGCCTGGCTGCCTTAATTATTAGCAATTACTATATTGGCTACATGGTCTGCCTCTTTCTAATCCTATATTTCATTTATTATGTCAGCCGCTACCTGTCCCAGACTAATTTTTCCTGGCGACACTTGGGCCAACAAGCTGGTCGCTTTGCTGGCTACTCCCTCATAAGCGCCGGCTTAACGGCCTGGCTGCTGCTACCTACCTGGCAGGCCTTATCAGCTAGTAAGACAGCTAACACCCATATTGATTGGGATTTTTCGCTAGCTTATCCGCCAGCCCATCTCCTATCTAAATTGGTTATCGGTCCCTTTAACTTTGATCAGATGCCGGAGGGGCTGCCTAACATTTATATGGGCTCCCTTGCTATTATCGCCTTAGCCACCTACTTTACCAATCGTAAAATTGCTTGGATTGAACGACTAACAGCTTTGATTATTGTTAGTTTTCTACTACTCTCAATGAATCTCAAGGCACTCGACATGGTCTGGCACGGTTTTCAATATCCTATTTGGTACCCCTATCGCTTCTCTTTTGTGTTCGTCTTTATGGTAGCCCTACTCGGTTTTCGCAGTTTACTTTTAAAGCCCGCTATCACACCAAGATTTTTATTAATTATTGGTAGTTTGCTTGGTCTAGCTTTGACCTACCTAGCCTTTAATATCCAGGAATTTAGCTACCTACATTCCTGGGCCTTAATCCTGACGTGCTTAGCCTACCTCGCTTGTCTCTCGATATTTGCCCTGGCTAACCGCAACATGCAATTAGCTAGCCTAGCCCTTCTAGCCCTCACCACCGGTGAAATGGCTGCGAATACAGTGGCTAGTATGGACAGCATCTCTTATCTTAGTCACAGTGAAGTTTCTGCTTATATACAAGCCACTCAACCCCTGATAGACCAAGTGCAAGCCCAGGATCCACAACCCTTCTATCGCTTGCAAACTAGCATGGAAAGAACCAAAAATGATCCCATGCAATTAGCCTACTTTGGCCTTAGCCACTTTAACTCTACGCTAGAGCAAGCTAGCTTAGACTTCTTTGGCCAACTTGGCCAGCCCACAACCTCAGGGGCCTACGCCTATACTAACGGTAGTCTAATCATGGATGCCCTCTTTGGGCTGAAGTACCTGGCAAGACCCAATAGCCACGCCCATATAGAAATTATTAATCAAATAAACAGTCAACGCGCTGACCTAGCTAGCTATCCGCAAGTAGCCAAGGATAATCACTTTACCATCCAACAAAATCCAAATGCCCTAGGCCTAGTATATGCGGTACCCGCCGGTATTAAAGATTTTCAATTAACTAACCAGCCGATTATTAACCAGGACCAAATTTTAGATTTGATGATGGGACGTGCGGTTAACCAGACACCTGTCTACCAATTAAATAATTTTCAAGTGGCTAATTTTTCCCGATTACGTTTGGAAAATATTCGGTCCGATAACGATCAATTAGTAAATACTTTCTATCGCAGAAATCCCCAGCGCCAAGGCGAAGATTTATCTTATAAAATCCACTTGGATATTATCCCAGCCAGTGACCAGGCCTATTACCTGACCCTGCCTGGTGACTTGGACGAGGAGGATGTCGCCTACTATCTGAATGGTGAACCATTGGCTTATGAAAAATCTTACCAAACCACACAAGTTATTAATATTGCTAACGGGCAAAAAGGGGAACAAATTACTTTTACAATTGAAGTGCTCAAGGATACCATCCAACTTTCAGACCTCAACCTTTATAGTTTAGATGGTGACATAGTGAACGAGATGGCTAGTAAACTCTCTAGCCAGGCAATCCAAATTGGGCGCTTTAATAACCAGCAAATTAGTGGTCAGCTTAAAAATGATGCTAACCATCCCATTGGTCTAATGACCGTCCCCTATAGTGATGGCTGGACTATCAAAGACCATGGTCAAATTGTCGACAGCTTTCCTATTTTCGAGGGTGCCTGGCTTGGTTTTGACTTAAGCCAAGCTGGTGACCACCAATTGGAGATTTCATACTGGCCGCCTGGCTTAAATTTAGGCATAGCTATCTCTGTCCTATCCCTATTAATACTTCTTAGCCAGCTTTACCTAAGTAGAAGGAGCAATCATTAACTAAAAAAAAGCGCCTAAATTGGCGCTTTTTTTATAGCTGATTATTTAGCTGCTTGATAATTTTTATTAACTTGTTCCCAGTTAACTAAATTCCAAAAAGCTTTAACATAGTCAGCACGTACATTTTGATATTTCAAGTAGTAAGCATGCTCCCAAACATCTAAACCAATAATAGGTGTTTGGTCATTCATATATGGTGAATCTTGGTTAGGTGTTGAGGTAATTTCAAGTTCACCTTCAGCATTAACTACTAACCAAGCCCAGCCTGAACCGAAACGACCGGTTGCTGCTCCATTGAAGGCTTCTTGGAAGTCTGCAAAAGAACCGAATTTTGCTTCGATGGCTGCTTTAATTTCGCCTTCAGGTTGACCACCAGCATTTGGGGCTAATAGTTCCCAGAAGAAGGCATGATTCGCATGACCACCTACATTATTGCGGACAGCAGTTTGAATATCTGCTGGTACTTGGTCAAAATTACGCAGAATTTCTTCAGCCGATTTGTTATCTAAATCTGTACCTTCAATTGCTTTATTAGCATTAGTAACGTAAGTATTATGATGCTTATCATGATGAAGTTTCATTGTTTCTTCATCGATATAAGGTTCCAAAGCATCGTATGCATAAGGTAAATCTGGTAGGGTAAATGACATAGTAGCATCCTCCTTATTGTTAGTAATCTAAGCATACCAACTTAGGAGACCGATTTCAAAAATTATGCTTCAGACCAGCTATCTTTATATGCATCAGAATTCTGTTATAATTAATTGACATTAAATAAAGAAGGAGATTCTATGCATATTTTTACCCACTTTAAGCTTGCCTTAACAAACCTGACCACTGCTAGTAAGCAGGCCCCTTTTAAGTTAGGTCAGAACTTAGCCTACCTGGCTCTCCTAGCCCTAATCGGAGCGCTCCCATATTTTTTATAGCCAATCAAACCTACCAAATTCTTGATCAAAACGGGGAAGCAATTGCCGCAAAACTCCCTGAATTTTCAAGCCAGCAAGGTCAACTGTTAACCAGTGACCAAGCACAGCCCTATATTCAAAAAACTGACCTGTTAGTCCTAGCATATGACCCAGCAGACCAACTAACTATTGACCAAGTACCTAGTCGTAATCGGGTCCCCCAAGCTAAAATTCTAGTACAGTCTAAGCAGATACAAGTTGATATCATGGGCATCACCGCTGGCCAGGATTATGGTAGCTTGCCTTTTGAATTTAACAGCCACCACCTGGCTAGCTTGATTAGGGAAGCCACTCAAGCCCGCCTTAGCAACTACTTGCTGGTTTTTCTGAGTCTTTTTATTTTTGCCTACCTACGTTTCGCTTTAATTAGCTTTTTTACTAGTTTAATCGCAAAAATTTTACTAGCAGACCAAAAAAAGGCCTGGTCAGTGACCCTACTCGCAATGACTACACCCCTGTGCATTTTAAGCCTAATAAATTTATTTCTAGGTTTGCTTCCCTTTCAAGATGCCATCTTAATCGCTGTCACCCTATTTAGAGTTCGGCAGTTAAAAAATTTACGCCCATAACAAAAGGCTGTGATTACGTCACAGCCTTTTGTTATCATTTTTTTATTTTGCCCGACTCTTATATTCACCATCATGAGTGGTCACAATAATTTTTTCGCCGGTAGTAATAAAGTCAGGAACAGTAACAACTAAACCTGTTTCTAGGGTAGCTGGCTTACCTGAACCAGTTACGGTAGCACCCTTAATTGAAGGTTCAGTTTCAGTCACTTCTAAAGTAACAGTCGTTGGTAAATCTACCCCAATCACTTCAGAACCATAAAATTCAATAGCTAGTTCCATATTTTCCAAGATATATTTCATCTCATCAGCTACTTGTTCATGGGGAATTTCATATTGCTCGAAACTTTCTAAATCCATGAAAATTTCATTAGTACCATCATTATATAAATATTGAACAGGCTTGGTTTCAATAATTGCCTTTTCAAATTTTTCATCTGGACGGAAAGTGGTGTCATAGGTAGCACCAGAGCGTACATCACGGAGTTTCATCCGCATAACTGTGTTACCTTTACCTGGTTTGTGGTGGCTGGCTTCCAAAACTTTAATCAATTTACCGTCTTGGATAAAAGTATTGCCAGATCGTAAATCAACTGCTGAAATCATCAGATCGCTCCTCTATCATTAAAATACCTATCTATTATAACATAATATAGCTAAACTAGCAGAACTTATTCTGCCGTCACTGACCGGCCCATAATAATCGTTTCTCCGGGCTGGCCCTTAACTGCTAGCCCTTGGGGGGTACGGCCTAATTCGGTAAAATCAAATTTTTCATAAAGCCCTATGGCCCGTTTATTATCATGGAAGACTTCTAATTTTAAATAGGTCAAAACTGGATTTTCAATAGCCCAGTCTATCAAGTCGCCGATAAGAACACGGCTAATGCCAAAGCCCCAATAGGCCTGCTTGACGCAGATACC
Proteins encoded in this window:
- a CDS encoding penicillin-binding transpeptidase domain-containing protein is translated as MTVTKVGEKLNQPIPPKRRSAHWERYLGRFNLLLAIIACLFIILVLRLGYLQIVEGQAFQDLVQLTERNIAKESVPRGRILDRNGQVLVDNEALQAISYTRGPNVSGEDMVKTANKLAELINMSTDDLEDRDLKDYWAAANMETLNDRLDEDEKHLNGGELYQAQLDHISDQDLQFSDKEKQAAAIYKRMNSAYALSTTFIKNRDVTDEEIARVGEYASILPGVHASTDWRRSYPKGSLLRSILGSVSSNREGLPSETADAYLAQGYARNDRVGTSYLEQQYEPLLSGSKAILETEINPNGEVVDTKQLYSGKMGDTLELTIDTDLQERLEAIAEDYLRTRSYAGNNEIYMIATNPQNGDVLSMVGKHRTSSGDIQDNALGTINSSFAMGSSVKGATVAAGYYYDVISTEDNVITDEPLYFEGTPLKASWWYTYNNDSRPRDLNDINALAESSNIYMIKLAMEIGGLNYYEPGMDLGGLYQNLYNKLRYVYAQFGLGVETGIDLPQEGTGFNGGIGDNPGNALDLSFGQFDTYTPMQLAQYVATIANNGVRIAPHLLKEVREENHDETPGQVLYLAQPQVLNRVTISQEELARIQAGFHANVNRSNGLAYSQYQGFNVEVAGKSGTAELGEVGLENSTFVGYAPYNNPEIAIAIVIPNINTKVQESSAQVLSRSVFDAYFNRGPVQVASGETEANANQSADETEEVAGTEVSD
- a CDS encoding YfhO family protein; amino-acid sequence: MSLKKALSKFTCEPKTILLLSFLLPFLIVGLYFITSGVFPFGDQTPYTVDLGQQYIDFFRYYQNTLRGSWDQIFYSFQKGYGGEMVGTWSYYLMSPFMVLLLFFPQNLLTVAVTLIISLKIASISLTFQLMLGRLFKSYQLTSLAFSLIYGLCGFVSANHFNLMWLDGLIFLPLVVMYLEELLAGRRAWPYVLSLAALIISNYYIGYMVCLFLILYFIYYVSRYLSQTNFSWRHLGQQAGRFAGYSLISAGLTAWLLLPTWQALSASKTANTHIDWDFSLAYPPAHLLSKLVIGPFNFDQMPEGLPNIYMGSLAIIALATYFTNRKIAWIERLTALIIVSFLLLSMNLKALDMVWHGFQYPIWYPYRFSFVFVFMVALLGFRSLLLKPAITPRFLLIIGSLLGLALTYLAFNIQEFSYLHSWALILTCLAYLACLSIFALANRNMQLASLALLALTTGEMAANTVASMDSISYLSHSEVSAYIQATQPLIDQVQAQDPQPFYRLQTSMERTKNDPMQLAYFGLSHFNSTLEQASLDFFGQLGQPTTSGAYAYTNGSLIMDALFGLKYLARPNSHAHIEIINQINSQRADLASYPQVAKDNHFTIQQNPNALGLVYAVPAGIKDFQLTNQPIINQDQILDLMMGRAVNQTPVYQLNNFQVANFSRLRLENIRSDNDQLVNTFYRRNPQRQGEDLSYKIHLDIIPASDQAYYLTLPGDLDEEDVAYYLNGEPLAYEKSYQTTQVINIANGQKGEQITFTIEVLKDTIQLSDLNLYSLDGDIVNEMASKLSSQAIQIGRFNNQQISGQLKNDANHPIGLMTVPYSDGWTIKDHGQIVDSFPIFEGAWLGFDLSQAGDHQLEISYWPPGLNLGIAISVLSLLILLSQLYLSRRSNH
- a CDS encoding superoxide dismutase produces the protein MSFTLPDLPYAYDALEPYIDEETMKLHHDKHHNTYVTNANKAIEGTDLDNKSAEEILRNFDQVPADIQTAVRNNVGGHANHAFFWELLAPNAGGQPEGEIKAAIEAKFGSFADFQEAFNGAATGRFGSGWAWLVVNAEGELEITSTPNQDSPYMNDQTPIIGLDVWEHAYYLKYQNVRADYVKAFWNLVNWEQVNKNYQAAK
- a CDS encoding DUF1189 family protein, with the translated sequence MAAKLPEFSSQQGQLLTSDQAQPYIQKTDLLVLAYDPADQLTIDQVPSRNRVPQAKILVQSKQIQVDIMGITAGQDYGSLPFEFNSHHLASLIREATQARLSNYLLVFLSLFIFAYLRFALISFFTSLIAKILLADQKKAWSVTLLAMTTPLCILSLINLFLGLLPFQDAILIAVTLFRVRQLKNLRP
- the efp gene encoding elongation factor P, giving the protein MISAVDLRSGNTFIQDGKLIKVLEASHHKPGKGNTVMRMKLRDVRSGATYDTTFRPDEKFEKAIIETKPVQYLYNDGTNEIFMDLESFEQYEIPHEQVADEMKYILENMELAIEFYGSEVIGVDLPTTVTLEVTETEPSIKGATVTGSGKPATLETGLVVTVPDFITTGEKIIVTTHDGEYKSRAK